A genomic segment from Dermatobacter hominis encodes:
- the ftsZ gene encoding cell division protein FtsZ: MAHNPQNYLAVIKVIGVGGGGCNAVNRMIDAGLKGVEFIAINTDAQALLMSDADIKLDIGRELTRGLGAGSDPEVGRQAAEDHRSEIEEVLRGADMVFVTAGEGGGTGTGAAPVVAEIGKSQGALTIAVVTRPFGFEGRRRSVQADQGIGKLKEKVDTQIVIPNDRLLTVANDKTSVLNAFKMADEVLLQGVQGITDLITTPGLINTDFADVRMIMNDAGSALMGVGYATGEGRALHAARQAISSPLLEAAIDGARGILLNISGGSDLGLFEVNEAAQVIHEVAHPEANIIFGAVIDDELGDEVRITVIAAGFERWDESKGSRRPSGAASGAAREDDRPSSIGDVFADNDEDELFGGDDDFDVPSFLK, encoded by the coding sequence ATGGCCCACAACCCGCAGAACTACCTCGCCGTCATCAAGGTGATCGGCGTCGGCGGAGGTGGCTGCAACGCGGTGAACCGGATGATCGACGCCGGGCTCAAGGGCGTGGAGTTCATCGCCATCAACACCGACGCCCAGGCGCTGCTCATGAGCGACGCCGACATCAAGCTCGACATCGGCCGTGAGCTGACCCGCGGGCTCGGCGCCGGCTCCGATCCCGAGGTCGGTCGCCAGGCCGCCGAGGACCACCGCTCCGAGATCGAGGAGGTGCTCCGCGGCGCCGACATGGTGTTCGTCACCGCGGGCGAGGGCGGCGGCACCGGCACCGGCGCGGCGCCCGTGGTCGCCGAGATCGGCAAGTCGCAGGGGGCCCTGACGATCGCCGTGGTCACCCGGCCGTTCGGCTTCGAGGGTCGTCGCCGCAGCGTCCAGGCCGACCAGGGCATCGGGAAGCTCAAGGAGAAGGTCGACACCCAGATCGTCATCCCGAACGACCGTCTGCTCACCGTCGCCAACGACAAGACCTCGGTGCTCAACGCCTTCAAGATGGCCGACGAGGTGCTCCTCCAGGGCGTCCAGGGCATCACCGACCTGATCACCACGCCGGGCCTGATCAACACCGACTTCGCCGACGTGCGCATGATCATGAACGACGCCGGCAGCGCGCTGATGGGCGTCGGCTACGCGACCGGTGAGGGCCGGGCGCTGCACGCCGCCCGCCAGGCGATCTCGTCGCCGCTGCTCGAGGCCGCGATCGACGGCGCCCGCGGGATCCTGCTCAACATCTCGGGTGGCTCGGACCTCGGCCTGTTCGAGGTCAACGAGGCGGCGCAGGTCATCCACGAGGTCGCGCACCCCGAGGCGAACATCATCTTCGGTGCGGTCATCGACGACGAGCTCGGCGACGAGGTCCGCATCACGGTGATCGCCGCGGGCTTCGAGCGCTGGGACGAGTCGAAGGGCAGCCGCCGGCCGTCGGGCGCGGCGAGCGGCGCCGCCCGCGAGGACGACCGCCCGAGCTCCATCGGCGACGTGTTCGCCGACAACGACGAGGACGAGCTGTTCGGCGGGGACGACGACTTCGACGTCCCGTCGTTCCTCAAGTGA
- a CDS encoding YggT family protein, translating to MIIISWALTALLILLVLRAVLSWFPPGGPVFEQINNIAYVSTEWLLAPVRRVVPPLQLGGVALDLSFMVVFVVILLLQGVVASAA from the coding sequence ATGATCATCATCTCCTGGGCCCTGACGGCCCTGCTCATCCTGCTCGTCCTCCGCGCCGTGCTCAGCTGGTTCCCCCCAGGCGGCCCGGTGTTCGAGCAGATCAACAACATCGCCTACGTCTCGACCGAGTGGCTGCTCGCCCCGGTGCGGAGGGTGGTGCCCCCGCTGCAGCTCGGCGGCGTGGCCCTCGACCTGTCGTTCATGGTGGTGTTCGTCGTCATCCTGCTGCTGCAGGGCGTCGTCGCCTCTGCCGCCTGA
- a CDS encoding cell division protein SepF: MSNFMKNARSWLGLGQDPYYDTEYADPPLDDEWVDDDEPEDDIVDVAPAAPAPTRPRAVPQRRTAAGPNVRSVPGPAPSSEPDDGDGGVRVIAATPGTGPEVDHTRGVVRPLPGVARPHVVTPRSFNDVQEVADTFKRNQPVILNLQGVDRDLSRRLIDFGSGLCYGLEGNMERVTDQVFLLTPHGAEVSDDDRRRIREGGLTADER; this comes from the coding sequence ATGTCGAACTTCATGAAGAACGCACGCTCCTGGCTCGGTCTGGGCCAGGACCCGTACTACGACACCGAGTACGCGGATCCGCCGCTCGACGACGAGTGGGTGGACGACGACGAGCCCGAGGACGACATCGTCGACGTCGCCCCGGCCGCGCCGGCGCCGACCCGGCCCCGTGCGGTGCCGCAGCGGCGGACCGCCGCGGGGCCGAACGTCCGCTCCGTCCCCGGTCCCGCGCCGAGCTCCGAGCCCGACGACGGCGACGGCGGCGTCCGCGTGATCGCGGCCACCCCGGGCACCGGCCCCGAGGTCGACCACACCCGCGGCGTGGTCCGGCCGCTCCCGGGCGTGGCCCGCCCCCACGTCGTGACGCCCCGCAGCTTCAACGACGTGCAGGAGGTGGCCGACACCTTCAAGCGCAACCAGCCGGTCATCCTCAACCTCCAGGGCGTCGACCGCGACCTCTCCCGTCGGCTCATCGACTTCGGTTCCGGCCTCTGCTACGGCCTCGAGGGGAACATGGAGCGCGTCACCGACCAGGTGTTCCTGCTGACGCCGCACGGTGCCGAGGTGTCCGACGACGACCGTCGGCGCATCCGCGAAGGCGGTCTGACCGCCGACGAGCGCTGA
- a CDS encoding polyphenol oxidase family protein — translation MPRREVLHTPGLPSAHLAFTDASDGDLRVPEPGLSESPEVAARRHRIAPHPWTWLRQVHGRRVVEADAPGLWQGTEADAAVSATLGTVLSVHTADCAGVVFVGDGEDPATEEPIRVVGAAHAGWRGLQDGVIEATVDAMRRLGANSFTWDLGPCISPAAYEFGEAELDRLCDQLGDDLRATTLDGAPALDVRAGVRAALRRAGVDAGAGTGPDVVPCTALDEGFFSWRARQDAGRQAAVVWLAPDDHDYPWHP, via the coding sequence GTGCCGCGCCGGGAGGTCCTCCACACCCCTGGACTGCCCTCCGCGCACCTCGCCTTCACCGACGCCTCCGACGGCGACCTGCGCGTGCCCGAACCGGGCCTGTCGGAGTCGCCCGAGGTCGCCGCACGCCGCCATCGCATCGCCCCGCACCCCTGGACGTGGCTGCGACAGGTGCACGGCCGGCGCGTCGTCGAGGCCGACGCCCCGGGGCTGTGGCAGGGCACCGAGGCCGATGCCGCCGTGTCGGCCACGCTCGGCACCGTGCTGTCGGTCCACACCGCCGACTGCGCCGGCGTCGTGTTCGTCGGCGACGGCGAGGACCCGGCGACCGAGGAGCCCATCCGGGTCGTCGGCGCCGCGCACGCCGGTTGGCGGGGCCTCCAGGACGGTGTGATCGAAGCGACCGTCGACGCGATGCGCCGGCTCGGGGCCAACTCCTTCACGTGGGACCTCGGCCCGTGCATCTCGCCGGCGGCCTACGAGTTCGGCGAGGCCGAGCTCGACCGGTTGTGCGACCAGCTCGGCGACGACCTTCGCGCCACCACGCTCGACGGCGCCCCCGCGCTCGACGTCCGGGCGGGGGTGCGCGCCGCGCTCCGCCGGGCCGGCGTCGACGCCGGCGCCGGGACCGGTCCCGACGTGGTGCCGTGCACCGCGCTCGACGAGGGCTTCTTCTCCTGGCGCGCCCGCCAGGACGCCGGCCGCCAGGCCGCGGTCGTCTGGCTCGCCCCCGACGACCACGACTACCCCTGGCACCCGTGA
- a CDS encoding YggS family pyridoxal phosphate enzyme, which yields MTTPSAPADPALVERIAERGESLRRRIAERTDRDVTVVCVTKAHPPAVAAAALAAGFRDLGENYAQELRDKAAPVAEVAEALGSAPVRWHFIGRLQTNKVRLIAPAVSLWESVDRASLASQIAGRAPGAAVLVQLDLAGLPDRGGCPPDEAPELVARCRELGLDVRGLMGVGPPGDPELARPGFRRLVAMADDLGLPERSIGMSADLDVAVDEGATIVRVGSALVGPRPPRT from the coding sequence GTGACCACGCCGTCGGCGCCGGCCGACCCCGCCCTCGTCGAGCGCATCGCCGAGCGCGGCGAGTCGCTGCGGCGGCGGATCGCCGAGCGGACCGACCGCGACGTCACGGTCGTGTGCGTCACCAAGGCCCACCCGCCCGCGGTCGCGGCGGCCGCGCTCGCCGCGGGGTTCCGGGACCTCGGGGAGAACTACGCGCAGGAGCTGCGGGACAAGGCCGCGCCGGTGGCCGAGGTGGCCGAGGCGCTCGGGAGCGCCCCCGTGCGGTGGCACTTCATCGGCCGGCTGCAGACGAACAAGGTGCGGCTCATCGCGCCCGCGGTCTCCCTCTGGGAGTCGGTCGACCGGGCGTCGCTCGCCTCGCAGATCGCGGGCCGCGCCCCCGGCGCCGCGGTGCTGGTGCAGCTCGACCTCGCCGGCCTGCCCGACCGCGGGGGCTGCCCGCCCGACGAGGCGCCCGAGCTCGTGGCGCGCTGCCGCGAGCTGGGACTCGACGTCCGTGGCCTGATGGGCGTCGGCCCGCCGGGCGACCCGGAGCTGGCCCGGCCAGGGTTCCGCCGGCTCGTGGCGATGGCCGACGACCTGGGCCTGCCCGAGCGCTCGATCGGCATGAGCGCGGACCTCGACGTCGCGGTCGACGAGGGGGCGACGATCGTGCGGGTCGGGTCCGCGCTGGTCGGTCCGCGTCCGCCCCGGACGTGA